Proteins from a genomic interval of Schistocerca serialis cubense isolate TAMUIC-IGC-003099 chromosome 11, iqSchSeri2.2, whole genome shotgun sequence:
- the LOC126426764 gene encoding 26S proteasome non-ATPase regulatory subunit 10-like: MDGDRSTALHWAAWEGHAEAVRCLLESGAQVNAQNIRLHTPLHSAASAGHAAVVRLLMRASADANIRNLSGYTPLHWAAQEGRLETAIVLLDSGADVEARDDEGNIPRQLARKNNHQQLVQLLTLCMEPHTFLA; encoded by the coding sequence ATGGACGGCGACAGGAGCACTGCCCTGCACTGGGCAGCGTGGGAGGGACACGCGGAAGCGGTGAGGTGTCTACTGGAGAGTGGAGCACAGGTGAATGCCCAGAACATCAGGCTGCACACGCCTCTGCACTCAGCTGCAAGTGCTGGCCATGCGGCTGTGGTGCGGCTGCTTATGAGGGCCTCTGCTGACGCCAACATCAGAAATCTATCGGGATATACGCCGCTGCACTGGGCGGCACAAGAGGGCCGATTAGAAACGGCGATTGTGCTGCTGGACTCTGGAGCCGACGTGGAGGCTAGGGACGATGAGGGGAATATCCCCCGTCAGCTTGCCAGGAAGAACAACCATCAGCAACTGGTACAGTTGCTAACATTGTGCATGGAGCCCCACACATTTCTAGCGTGA